The bacterium genome contains a region encoding:
- a CDS encoding endonuclease VII domain-containing protein gives MRIYYQNNKDKFVRTEEQNNLRNEYRRKRYAESSELREKAREQANGWRKRNPEKRLANVLKTFGITVEQYYAMHESQNGVCAICGGNSSSGRLRVDHCHSTGKVRGLLCDSCNLGLGKLGDTAKSLEKALLYLRAAEEQVENTDN, from the coding sequence ATGCGCATCTACTACCAAAACAACAAGGATAAGTTTGTTAGGACCGAGGAGCAAAATAATCTGCGAAACGAGTACAGAAGAAAGCGATACGCAGAGTCCTCAGAGTTGCGAGAAAAAGCCAGAGAGCAAGCCAATGGTTGGCGAAAAAGAAACCCAGAAAAGCGACTCGCTAATGTACTCAAGACTTTTGGGATCACCGTCGAACAGTACTATGCAATGCACGAGTCTCAAAATGGAGTCTGTGCAATCTGCGGAGGAAACAGCAGTAGCGGAAGATTGCGAGTCGATCATTGTCATTCAACAGGAAAAGTCAGGGGACTACTCTGCGACTCATGCAATCTCGGGCTCGGAAAACTTGGCGATACGGCGAAGTCTCTCGAAAAAGCTTTGTTATACCTGCGAGCTGCAGAAGAACAAGTCGAAAATACTGATAACTAA
- a CDS encoding DNA cytosine methyltransferase, translated as MALSALHLFAGAGGGVLSDILLGHRTVGAVEIEEYPRRVLLERQSDGCLPPFPVWDDVRTFSIDNPDTRSYIEWLIERRDSLVVSGGFPCQDVSVAGKGAGITGERSGLWKEFARIIGEIRPRYAFIENSPALVTRGLDTVLSDLAALGMDAVWEVP; from the coding sequence GTGGCACTTAGCGCCCTCCATCTTTTTGCAGGAGCGGGCGGAGGCGTCCTCTCCGACATCCTGCTCGGACACCGGACAGTCGGCGCCGTCGAAATCGAAGAGTACCCAAGACGGGTCTTGCTGGAGCGGCAGTCTGACGGATGCCTACCTCCGTTTCCTGTCTGGGACGATGTGCGTACGTTTTCAATCGACAATCCCGACACTCGAAGCTACATCGAATGGCTCATTGAGCGGCGCGATTCCCTGGTTGTCTCAGGTGGATTTCCCTGTCAAGACGTATCCGTCGCCGGCAAAGGGGCCGGAATCACAGGCGAGCGATCAGGACTCTGGAAAGAATTTGCCCGGATTATTGGCGAAATACGACCCCGCTACGCATTCATTGAAAACAGCCCAGCTCTCGTTACTCGGGGACTCGATACCGTCCTCAGTGACCTTGCCGCGCTCGGGATGGATGCGGTCTGGGAGGTTCCGTAG